A stretch of Triticum aestivum cultivar Chinese Spring chromosome 1D, IWGSC CS RefSeq v2.1, whole genome shotgun sequence DNA encodes these proteins:
- the LOC123182631 gene encoding acetylserotonin O-methyltransferase 1, which translates to MPPIQDKHSSRELLEAQVNLWHHALGFVKSMALKCAMELQIPNTIQHHGGSMTPSELATKIGLHPSKLPRLRRLMRVLTISGIFAVHEAATSNKEIVYGLTPTTRLLVGDEVKSNLFPILSLMLDSTVIAPFFGMHSWFLDEHSTSLFKKAHSLNFWEMAEQDDTYNQILNNAMVSDSNFLTDIILRECGDVFLGINSLIDVGGGHGGAARAIANAFPQMKCTVLDLPHVIAEAPSDVHVSFISGDMFKYIPPANALFLKWVFHDWGDEDCVKLLKNCKEAIPPRDAGGKVIIVDMVVGSGLNEIVTRETHVLYDLFIMCVEGIEREEFEWKRIFMEAGFGDYKIISVLGVRSVIELYP; encoded by the exons ATGCCGCCCATCCAAGACAAGCATAGCTCTCGGGAGCTGCTCGAGGCTCAAGTTAACCTTTGGCACCATGCACTGGGATTCGTCAAGTCCATGGCACTCAAATGTGCGATGGAACTGCAAATCCCTAACACCATCCAACACCATGGTGGGTCTATGACCCCGTCAGAGTTGGCCACAAAGATCGGCCTCCATCCGTCTAAGCTTCCCCGCTTACGGCGACTCATGCGTGTGCTCACCATATCAGGCATCTTTGCTGTTCATGAGGCAGCCACGTCAAACAAGGAGATTGTTTACGGGCTTACCCCAACCACACGCCTACTCGTCGGTGATGAAGTTAAATCAAACTTATTTCCTATTCTGTCTTTGATGCTTGATTCAACTGTCATTGCCCCCTTTTTTGGCATGCACTCATGGTTCCTAGATGAGCATTCCACGTCGCTGTTCAAAAAAGCTCACAGCCTTAACTTTTGGGAGATGGCTGAGCAGGATGATACTTACAACCAGATACTCAATAATGCAATGGTTTCGGATAGTAACTTTCTCACGGACATCATCTTAAGGGAGTGTGGTGATGTATTTCTTGGCATAAACTCTCTTATTGATGTTGGTGGAGGCCACGGTGGAGCTGCCAGGGCAATTGCGAATGCATTCCCGCAAATGAAATGCACCGTGTTGGATCTCCCTCATGTGATTGCAGAAGCTCCTAGTGATGTCCATGTGTCGTTTATTTCTGGCGATATGTTTAAGTACATTCCGCCAGCAAATGCTCTTTTCCTAAAG TGGGTTtttcatgattggggtgatgaagACTGTGTCAAGTTATTGAAAAATTGCAAGGAAGCTATTCCTCCCAGAGATGCTGGTGGAAAGGTGATAATCGTAGATATGGTGGTTGGATCTGGGCTAAATGAGATTGTAACAAGAGAGACACATGTTTTATATGATCTATTTATCATGTGCGTTGAGGGGATTGAGCGAGAGGAATTTGAATGGAAAAGGATATTCATGGAAGCGGGATTCGGCGACTACAAAATTATATCAGTGCTGGGAGTTAGATCTGTTATTGAGCTCTACCCTTGA